A single Perca flavescens isolate YP-PL-M2 chromosome 2, PFLA_1.0, whole genome shotgun sequence DNA region contains:
- the LOC114572543 gene encoding N-acetylmuramoyl-L-alanine amidase: MILFGLPFFVLALSYFFAVYSRPTGDHLRNMDSFIQALQQVEDSNPGLSPLALVRALRRTAGHDDGMTTHFLGASYNLSDAELLETAIFNASSFSFFDKALHHFVTNYGEERGVVLAPDGTTVALTPLLLGIESGLKAKIEGTPDVGLFPLTLGRTLGLSFLSLQDFPPSYRLGPNGCWDSVDRPKLFKLSRPATLATDAVINGGMDGAILGMDLSNLPASEQPQALSEVLKRYYIFVLYEAQGLDAVTRHVSPRRREISRSILEPLDLHSQVMETLALVWKLEKTEWIALDNGVGKAVKDGLQEFVHKYWDCPEIIPRCQWGAKPYQSTPIPLSLPLQFLYVHHTYEPSSPCLSFPNCSRDMRAMQRFHQVDRGWSDIGYSFVVGSDGYVYEGRGWNHLGRHTRGHNAIGYGVSIIGNYTATLPSRHAMDLLRHHLVRCAVDSGRLAANFTIHGHRQVVNYTSCPGYTFYSEIRSWEHFSE, encoded by the exons GTGACCACCTGCGCAACATGGACAGCTTCATCCAAGCCCTGCAGCAAGTGGAAGACTCAAACCCTGGTCTCTCCCCCTTGGCTCTGGTCCGGGCCCTGCGGAGGACCGCTGGCCACGATGATGGGATGACCACTCATTTCTTGGGTGCCTCATATAATCTCAGTGATGCTGAGCTGCTAGAGACAGCCATTTTCAATGCCTCATCCTTTAGCTTCTTTGACAAGGCCCTTCACCACTTTGTGACAAATTATGGAGAGGAACGAGGGGTGGTTCTTGCTCCAGATGGCACCACGGTAGCCCTTACACCATTACTGCTAGGAATTGAATCAGGACTGAAAGCCAAGATTGAGGGGACACCAGATGTTGGGCTCTTCCCTCTCACCTTAGGCAGGACGCTGGGCTTGTCCTTCCTCAGTCTCCAGGACTTTCCGCCATCTTATCGCCTGGGGCCTAATGGGTGCTGGGACAGCGTGGACCGCCCAAAATTATTCAAGCTGTCTCGGCCTGCCACACTGGCCACTGATGCTGTTATTAATGGGGGCATGGATGGAGCAATACTGGGCATGGACCTAAGCAACCTACCTGCATCTGAACAGCCACAGGCCCTCAGTGAGGTTTTGAAAAGATACTATATTTTTGTTCTGTATGAGGCGCAGGGTCTTGATGCTGTGACCAGACACGTTAGCCCGAGGCGAAGGGAAATCTCTAGGTCCATTCTGGAGCCACTTGATCTTCACAGCCAGGTGATGGAGACACTAGCACTAGTCTGGAAGTTGGAGAAGACAGAATGGATTGCTCTGGACAACGGAGTCGGGAAGGCAGTGAAGGATGGACTACAGGAATTTGTGCACAAGTACTGGG ACTGCCCGGAAATCATCCCTCGTTGTCAGTGGGGGGCAAAACCCTATCAGAGTACACCTATCCCACTGTCTCTGCCCCTCCAATTTCTCTATGTTCACCACACCTATGAGCCATCCTCGCCGTGTTTATCCTTCCCAAACTGCTCTCGCGACATGAGAGCCATGCAGCGTTTCCACCAGGTAGATCGTGGTTGGAGTGACATAGGATACAG CTTTGTAGTCGGTTCTGATGGCTACGTCTATGAAGGCAGAGGTTGGAACCACCTTGGCAGACACACCAGGGGGCACAATGCCATTGGGTACGGCGTATCAATCATTGGTAACTACACTGCCACCCTGCCGTCTCGCCACGCCATGGACCTGCTGCGCCATCATCTAGTCCGATGTGCTGTAGACAGCGGAAGACTGGCTGCCAACTTCACTATCCACGGCCACAGACAGGTGGTGAACTACACCTCCTGCCCTGGATACACCTTCTATTCAGAAATAAGAAGCTGGGAACACTTTAGTGAATGA
- the LOC114573446 gene encoding lysozyme g-like: protein MGYGNIMGVETTGASWQTAQQDRLGYSGVEASHTMAETDKGRIQKYRSKINTVGGKYGIDPALIAAIISRESRAGNTLDNGWGDHHNAWGLMQVDVNPNGGGHTARGAWDSEEHLCQATEILVYFIGRIRNKFPGWSTEQTLKGGIAAYNMGDGNVHSYDNVDGCTTGGDYSNDVVARAQWYKKNGGF from the exons ATGG GTTATGGAAACATCATGGGGGTTGAAACTACTGGTGCCTCGTGGCAAACAGCTCAGCAGGACAGGCTGGGATACTCAG GTGTGGAGGCATCACACACCATGGCAGAAACTGATAAAGGCAGAATTCAAAAGTACAGGTCTAAAATCAACACGGTGGGAGGTAAATATGGAATCGATCCAGCTCTCATTGCTGCCATCATCTCCAGAGAATCCAGGGCTGGAAATACACTAGATAATGGCTGGGGAGACCATCATAATGCCTGGGGACTGATGCAG GTGGATGTTAATCCAAATGGAGGTGGACACACTGCACGGGGCGCCTGGGACAGTGAGGAACATCTCTGCCAAGCCACTGAAATCTTGGTTTATTTTATCGGCCGCATCCGCAACAAATTCCCGGGCTGGAGCACGGAGCAGACGCTAAAAG GAGGGATAGCAGCCTACAATATGGGGGATGGAAACGTCCATTCCTATGATAACGTGGATGGCTGCACAACAGGTGGAGACTACTCCAATGATGTTGTTGCCAGAGCTCAGTGGTACAAAAAAAACGGAGGCTTTTAA
- the LOC114573441 gene encoding zinc finger protein Gfi-1b-like, protein MPRSFLVKRGGLHHLGKKTGSRNTSMQYSTSETPDNDAVAIALLQQDLPADCLSNGSNHLQPFSPKSYDCRSAEPCSPVNSKTLSPVEKDESRPPTPAVWSRPHVSSEYRDKLSVGLGDLTQHPHILRGIRSSGCLKISAPRQECPLCSKVFSCLSSLKTHICKSHGSRAPAHNKSSRTDTERSSCRGKERTFGCTVCGKVFKRSSTLTTHLLIHSDTRPYPCQYCGKRFHQKSDMKKHTFIHTGEKPHVCQICGKAFSQSSNLITHSRKHMDDRPYRCPHCLYSFQHKVDLRQHQDHHCTYR, encoded by the exons ATGCCTCGTTCTTTCTTGGTGAAGCGAGGAGGGCTGCACCACCTAGGAAAAAAGACTGGGTCCAGGAATACGTCCATGCAGTACTCCACATCAGAAACACCAGATAATGATGCAGTAGCCATCGCATTACTGCAGCAGGACCTTCCTGCTGACTGCCTCTCTAATGGAAGTAATCACCTTCAGCCATTCAGTCCCAAATCTTATG ACTGTAGATCTGCTGAGCCCTGCAGTCCTGTCAACTCAAAAACTTTAAGCCCTGTGGAGAAAGACGAGTCTCGGCCTCCCACACCAGCTGTATGGTCCAGGCCTCATGTGAGCTCAGAGTATCGAGACAAACTGTCTGTGGGACTGGGAGATTTGACTCAGCACCCTCACATCCTGAGGGGGATCAGGAGCAGTGGCTGCTTGAAGATCAGTGCTCCGAGGCAAGAGTGTCCACTCTGTAGCAAA GTATTTTCATGTTTGTCAAGTTTGAAGACTCACATATGCAAGAGTCACGGAAGCAGAGCACCAGCACACAACAAGTCCAGCAGGACAGATACTGAGCGGTCATCGTGCAGGGGCAAG GAGAGGACATTTGGCTGTACAGTGTGTGGAAAAGTGTTCAAGCGCTCCTCCACCCTCACTACTCATCTGCTCATACATTCAGACACCCGTCCCTACCCCTGCCAGTACTGTGGCAAAAGGTTCCACCAGAAGTctgacatgaaaaaacacaccttCATACACACCG GCGAGAAGCCCCATGTGTGTCAGATATGTGGGAAGGCATTCAGCCAGAGCTCCAACCTCATCACCCACAGCCGTAAACACATGGACGACCGGCCCTACCGCTGTCCTCACTGCCTCTACAGCTTCCAGCACAAAGTGGACCTTAGGCAGCACCAGGACCACCACTGCACCTACCGCTGA